A genomic region of Tamandua tetradactyla isolate mTamTet1 chromosome 2, mTamTet1.pri, whole genome shotgun sequence contains the following coding sequences:
- the TMEM51 gene encoding transmembrane protein 51, translating into MMAQSKANGSHYALTAIGLGMLVLGVIMAMWNLVPGFSAAEKPSAQGNKTEVGPGILKSKTFSVAYVLVGAGVMLLLLSICLSIRDKRKRQQGEEVAHIQHQAGAAPHAQEEDSQEDEEVSSRYYVPSYEEVMNANYSEVREVDQNPRMSVSLPSYESLTGLDETSPTTSSGAGADEETRPGNPPDRQNSKLARRLKPLKVRRIKSEKLHLKDFRISLPDKNVPPPSIEPLTPPPQYDEVPEKTPDARPPD; encoded by the exons ATGATGGCCCAGTCCAAGGCCAACGGCTCCCACTACGCACTGACCGCCATCGGCCTGGGCATGCTGGTCCTGGGGGTCATCATGGCCATGTGGAACCTGGTACCCGGCTTCAGCGCCGCCGAAAAGCCATCAGCCCAGGGGAACAAGACCGAGGTCGGCCCCGGCATTCTCAAGAGCAAGACCTTCTCCGTGGCCTACGTGCTGGTGGGCGCCggggtgatgctgctgctgctgtccaTCTGCCTGAGCATCCGGGACAAGAGGAAGCGGCAGCAGGGCGAGGAGGTGGCGCACATCCAGCACCAGGCGGGGGCCGCGCCTCATGCCCAGGAGGAGGACAG CCAGGAGGACGAGGAGGTGTCCTCGAGGTACTACGTTCCCAGTTACGAGGAGGTGATGAACGCCAACTACTCCGAAGTGAGGGAGGTCGACCAGAACCCCAGGATGAGCGTCTCTCTCCCCTCCTACGAGTCCCTGACGGGGCTGGACGAGACGAGCCCCACGACCTCCTCCGGGGCCGGGGCCGACGAGGAGACCCGCCCGGGGAACCCGCCCGACAGGCAGAATTCCAAGCTGGCCAGACGCCTGAAGCCCCTGAAAGTGCGAAGGATTAAATCCGAAAAGCTTCACCTCAAAGACTTCAGGATCAGCCTCCCCGACAAGAACGTCCCCCCTCCCTCCATCGAGCCTCTGACGCCCCCTCCGCAGTACGATGAAGTCCCGGAGAAGACCCCCGACGCCCGGCCGCCCGACTGA